The window TCTCAATGTCCAGATTCAATGGCCTTGCACCATCATCTACTGTCATTTTGTTTAGGGCCAATGGCTCTCGTACATTACGTCTCACGCTGAGATCGGTAACTAAATCCAGACCATTCAGCATTTCATTGATCAGCTGTCGGTCTTGTTTTTCGATATACCCTTTGATTGCGGTAATATCGGTTGCTGGTTTTACTCCCATGGTATTGTTAGTGGTTTAGTTTTTAAGTTTAGTTTTCAGAAGAAAATCCGGCTTCTGCTCTCATTGCCTTGATCTCGGCATCTGTTTCAGAGTAGTTATAGGGTTCTTTATCCTCATCGTCGATAGGATCTGGATCTTTCCCCTGCGACCCGGTTATTTTCACCCCGGATTTTCGGTAGGCTTCAATATCCTTTTTCAAACCTGCATTTTCTGTAGTCAGGTTATCCTTGTCAGTGGAGAGGTTGGTTTTTTCAGTTTTGAGATTAGACACCTCTGTTTCCAGGTTAGTTTTTTCTGTCTTTAGATCAGTGAGTTCCTGATTTAATGGAGCTACTGCATCATCTACCCTTGCTTGTACTTCAGTGGATGTGAATTTTTCATTCTCACCGGTAAAGTTTTTGATCTCGGCTTTTATTGCTGCGATATCTTCCGGACTGATGGTTTCTTTTTCCAGAAGAGCTAGTGAATTCTTAAAATCCATATTTGAATTGTTTTGGTTGCGATTGGTTTGTTTTTTATCAGGTGTATTGATTTTTGGCTTCAGGTTTAATGTTTCCTTTACATGCGCTACCACACGCTGCATAAATCCACGTTCTTCTGCAGCTTCTTTTTCTTTACTGTCAGTATCAGAGTAATGCGCCATGATCTCTGTCATGCTCATGTTCTGAATGTTTTTAGGCGGTGGATTAACAGATTCATAGTCATCAATTTGATTGACAAATCCTTCGTCAAGGGCTTCCTGTGCAGTGAGCCAGTGATCTTTGTAGTTGATGTACTTGCTTTTGATGTCTTCCAAGTCCTGCCCAGATTTCGCTGATAGATGTTCGGCTATGATGCCATTGTATTTATCCATCATATTTGCTACTTCCCTGAAATCCTCAGAATTACCAATGGCAATGCCATTGGTGGTGTGAATCATGAGTAGTGCATTTTTAGCAGTGTGCACGGTCTTTCCAGCTAGAAGAAGTATACCTCCCATGCTTGCAGCCAATCCGTCATTATAGGTGTGAGTATCCTTTTCACTGTTGGCAATTACATTAAACATCGGGAAGCCGTGATAAACAGATCCTCCCGGGCTGTTTATATGGATATTGATGCGGTCATACTGCTTTTCCAGATTTTTGAAATCCTTTACAAACTGGCTAGCGGTATTTACCATCCTCCATGTATCAGATTCGAACTTGGGTATGGAATCATAGATCAAGATATCCACACTCTTGGTGTCTTCTTTCTTATTGGTAATCTCGTAATGGAGGTTTTTTCGCTGCATGTCCTTGATTCTTTACACAAGGATATACATAGTCGAGTACTCGTTTTAGGACATATTTGATATTATAGCGGTATTGAGTGGGTAAAAACTATCTCTGTATCATTATTGTCTGTAATGGAGGCCCCACTTTTTTTATTATAGGTCATTTTACATGGGTTCACCTTACTCCCTAGGTAATAGCGTTCACCGTTTAAAGTTTCTATATACAAGAGTAATTCTTTATTAAAAAAATCAAGATGAAACCTATCATCTCTTTCTATATTCACTTTGATACGATAACTAAGAAGATGGCCTTGATCAGTATCTTCATGAGACTCCATTATTTCACCTTTCTCCGGTAAGAACATACAGGGTACAAAATAAGAACTCAATGATACACTGTCAGGAATATTTCTGACTTTGACTATATTTTCATCATTCGCAGCATCTGCCACCATCAGGCAGGTAATAAGGGATTGCTTTTCCATTTTACCAAAGTGGGATTAAATCAAGTTCTTTTTCTCGTTTTTTGTGCCTTTGCCACTTTTTCCAAGCTGTTTCCCACTCAAATTCCTCCAAAGCCAAATCATACTTATCCATAAATTTTCTAATTGCTTCGGAAGCATCCAGGTCATGAGATACTGCAGCTTCTACATACATAAGGTATTTTTGTGAAAAAGTATTTTCTATCATCCTAGCAATCACATACAATTTACCTCTACTTGCATATGGACAAATAATGGTTATCATCACTTGATTTTTTTTCAGCTCGGTGAAGTAGGTGTCCATATTCTTTCTCGTTCTCCAATTTTTGTGGTGAACGTTTATTTCCCCCAGCTTTAGATAATGAGTGTAACCAAAA of the Cyclobacterium marinum DSM 745 genome contains:
- a CDS encoding head maturation protease, ClpP-related, with the protein product MQRKNLHYEITNKKEDTKSVDILIYDSIPKFESDTWRMVNTASQFVKDFKNLEKQYDRINIHINSPGGSVYHGFPMFNVIANSEKDTHTYNDGLAASMGGILLLAGKTVHTAKNALLMIHTTNGIAIGNSEDFREVANMMDKYNGIIAEHLSAKSGQDLEDIKSKYINYKDHWLTAQEALDEGFVNQIDDYESVNPPPKNIQNMSMTEIMAHYSDTDSKEKEAAEERGFMQRVVAHVKETLNLKPKINTPDKKQTNRNQNNSNMDFKNSLALLEKETISPEDIAAIKAEIKNFTGENEKFTSTEVQARVDDAVAPLNQELTDLKTEKTNLETEVSNLKTEKTNLSTDKDNLTTENAGLKKDIEAYRKSGVKITGSQGKDPDPIDDEDKEPYNYSETDAEIKAMRAEAGFSSEN